Sequence from the Hoplias malabaricus isolate fHopMal1 chromosome 10, fHopMal1.hap1, whole genome shotgun sequence genome:
CAATGTGACGGCCAAAATCCTGTCCATGGTGGGCCGCAACCTTCACAACCAAGCACACCACCCACTCTGGCTCATTAAGGAGCGCATTAAAGACCATTTTTACCGCTCCTACTTTAGCCGCTCTGGCACGCCTCTCTTCTCTGTGCATGATACCCTCAGTCCTGTGGTCACTGTGGAACAGAACTTCGACAGTTTACTCATCCCTGCAGACCACCCCAGCCGAAAGAAGGGTGATAACTACTACCTGAACCGCACTCACATGCTGAGAGCCCACACCTCTGCACATCAGAAGGAGCTGGTCCGCTCTGGCCTTGACTGCTTCCTCCTGGCTGGGGATGTGTACAGGAGAGATGAAATCGACTCCAGCCACTACCCCGTATTTCACCAAATGGAGGGAGTTCGGCTTTTCTCCAACCACGAGGTCAGCCTTTTTTTCCAGTGTCCACTGGGTCAAGGACTCTCTGTTTTTATGCTGTTTTTAAGACCTCAACTGGTATTCTTTATTTCCACTTGGGAGGAATCTTTAGAGCAGTTCAAATACAATGAATTATGTTTGAGAAGCCCTTGGAGAGGCAGGAGCCTGTCAACAGAAATATCGAATTTAGCAGCACAACTTTCCCAGAAATGATTGCAATatcatttgtttttcaaatcCTATAAACTAGCAGACACTGCCAAGTGTAGTAGATGCATCCAGAATTTGATGCAACATAAAAAGCTGaattcacacattaaaatgattGTCTGGATATAGTTGGACATAATGTGTaacttttatgttttattttctcttcatttaagAGAATTTACAGCAATTGTTCACATTTAAATTcgtctacagggtgggccatttatatggatacaccttaataaaatgggaatggttggagATATTAACTTattgtttgtggcacattagtatatgggagaggATAGAAGAtgtgtggtgaccatggtggccattttggatccaacttttgttttttgtttttcaatgggaagagggtcatgttacacatcaaacttattgggaatttcacaagaaaaacaatggtgtgcaaCCCTCTtgtcccactcttcacacactgatagcaacaccgttgcacatccgtagtttcaggtgctgcacatcatgatggtatggtgtggtatatggggtacaaagatagtggggccaatcttcatcaatggaaacctcaaggccactggatatgcgaaattgctacataaTGATGTgttctttatgcactgaagctggcacgttccctgagtttttccagcaagatggtgcaccaccacattatgggtggcAAGGccaagcattcctagatgaacgatttcctggaaagtggattggtcgtcgtgggccagttgaatggcccccaaggtcttccgatctgacccccttagacttttatctttggggtcatctgaaggcaactGTCTATgttgtgaagatacgagatgtgcagcacctgaaactacggatactggaagcctgttctagcatttctcctgcggtgtggctatcagtgtgtgaagagtgggagaagagggttgcattgacaatccaacacaatgggcagcactttgaacacattttataagtggtcagaaacttgtaaataactcatgaaagaataaagttacgttaaaaccaagcacatcattgtttttcttgtgaaattcacaataagtttgatgtgtcacatgaccctcttctcattgaaaaaaacaatagttgcaacttcaaaatggccaccatggtcaccacccatcttgaaaagttcccccccctcccatatactaatgtgccacaaacaggaagttaatatctccaaccattcccattttattaagctgtatccatataaatggcccaccctgtacatttaAACCTGTGCTTAATCACTGCTTTTGGGTATGAGTGAACTATAAAAACCTCTGTAAGGATTTCAATAGGACCTAAAAATTTAGCAGAAGTCCAGATGACTCTATAATGGCTCTATTTTATAttcctggcctggaacctggatccaaggtctGGATTTAATATCTCAGTTGTAAAGCTTTATAAATTCAAAATGCCCAAACAAGTTACTTCATCAGGTGGCCACCATTCCTATGCTCTGCACCTAGTGCCCTAGTACAGTTATGATGATGTTGTACAGAACAAATGGCACTGTCCTTCAGGTGAAACGTAAAACCAAGGCCCTGATGCTaaggccattttttaaaaatattaataaataaataaataggggtATTACCCCTGTCCTGTTGTTCTGCTAAAACTACAACTATGGCCACTTCTGTCCACAGCTTtaaaaagcaacaacaacaaaaaataattaaaatgcacTGTTAACAGTAGACTCTATCAATGGTAGCTGACATGTGCTGAGTGTACTGTTGCATCATCCAGGCAGATGCTGCAAATTGGTGGTGGTTGAGATGACTCCCTAATATCCCAACAAAAAATTTGAAAGCAATTTGCTTCCTTCCAGCCTTCCTTCCTTCCAGTCTGCCATCCACCCACCcacctacactgtaaaaaaatactgtcactgtggtggtactttttgctgtcactgtggtggtaccctcttGGATACATATTAAATTTAGGGAAAATTTGGGAGCAGTTGTACCTCagttgtagattttaaaattgtgttgttttcatacaccccatttaatctccaggtgTTATGCTCTCATATtctacacagttctgtaatgaaatattaaaatattcacctctctttcaagaaaccactgctgtacttttttttttactgtagtaTAAGTGAATGGGAGTATCGTGCAAATGTTTTAATGCATCTCCCTTAATGCTTTCTCAGCTGTTTGCCGAAGTGGAGAATGGTGCAGATCTGTGTCTGTTTGAGGCTGGTGGTCGCCGAACGCCACAGAAGCAGGAGACACATACCCTGGAGGCCGTTAAACTGGTAGAGTTCAACCTCAAACAGACGCTCACTCGCCTCATCAGGCACCTCTTTGGAGAAGGTAGGTCCTGCATGGATTAGATTTATGTTACAAAGCTTAAGCTTGTGGTTTAAacaatgccccccccccccccccccgttcaAATTGAATGATTGCCACGTCCACTCTTGAGAAGGTTACAGCTTTCTTGACAAGTGAAGtaatattcattacattcattcattcattcattcattcattcattcattgtctgtaacttcttatccagttcagggtcgcggtgggtctggagcctacccgaaatcactgggtgcaaggcaggaacacaccctggagggcgccagtccttcacagggcgacacacactcacacactcacacctatggacacttttgagtcgccaatccacctaccaatgtgtgtttttagactgggaggaaaccggagacccctgaggaaacccacgcagacacagggggaacacaccaaactcctcacaaacagtcacccagagcaggacttacATGCTTATATGCATTACATTTTtccttaaataaaatatgaccCATTAGTtccatttctgtttgtttgttatttgaggttatgatgagtttgtgaaactgtaaaaccatTTCTCATTTTTTCCACCCACGAAACAAAAATCAAGAAACAGTCCATTTTTACTTATTTCAGTCATGGTTTTCGAAGCAAAAAGCAGCCATCCACtgcatttctttttcttgaCATAACATTTGAGGGATGCTCAGCTAGGAGGAGGGCTGTCCAGTTgtgttatgttagctaacagaaAACCAGATTGATTATCACTACACTGAGTGATTGGGAGAGGGAAGGCAGTTCCAGCCATCCAGAGCAATCAAGGCCAATTGTCCTTTCTCCCCAGCTTTGGATGActgaggcatcaccagggatCGAACTTGCAGTCTCCTGATTGGACTAAGGCTTAGACAGCTGTGCCACTTATGGGCCTGTTTAAAAGCTTTCAGAAGGAATCCAAAATCTTTCTGGCCAAAATGACATAGTGGTTTGTTTTCATGTTGTGGCTTGTCCTGCTTGTTGAACAGAACTCCTAAACCCTGCATTGTCCACTTTGAGACTCCTCTGAGTGTGACAGTTTCACAATACAATTTTGCTTTGAAGAATACTCCAAACACTGTGCTGGCATTTCATCTTTCTCATTATGTTTATATGGCCATGTGTCAGATACATTTTCCAGTACAATTACAacgttaattaataaatgtttgcattcacacagctAAATATAACCAAGTATTAGCAGTGGTGTAAGTGGATCTGACATAACAAGTGCTGCtagaatttttaaaaactgtacccactcactgtccacacctATTCCAATTGGCCTTCTTTGTAGCTGTAAAGCCAGAGAGAGTAGCTCtagatctgttgctgcacacttTGTGTTGGTCACCTTCTGGTCTTTTATCAGTGGTCACAGGGCACTGTCCACTtcattggttggtggattattctcactCCAAAAGcaacactgaggggtttaaaaactccagcagcacttgctgtgcctgatccactctcaTCAATACAAAAGGAGCTTACAATGTATATGGATAAAtggatggactacagtctgtaattgtagaactacaaagtgcacatgCTATATAAGATttgtggagctgagaaaatggacagaaatgtataaatgagtaaaagagtaaaaaaaaagagtaaaagcaAGTAAAAGTCATGGTTTCTCCTTTTATCCTTAGAAGTACCTTCACCTCTATGTTCATCTGTTTCACTTCTTTCATTTTTTAGAGCTGGAGATCCGCTGGGTGGAGTGTTACTTCCCTTTCACACATCCCTCCTTTGAAATGGAGGTGCGTTTCCAGGGCGACTGGCTGGAGGTGTTGGGCTGTGGTGTGATGGAGCAGGAGCTGGTACTCTCAGGTGGGTGCACACATACAcgagcacacaggtacacacacactcatataaagTAAATACAGGCAGCTATAGCTGAAGTATAGGTAGGAGGAGGATCTACAGGCAGGAATGGATTGAAAAGGGTCCTTCATATGTACTCAGAGATGT
This genomic interval carries:
- the fars2 gene encoding phenylalanine--tRNA ligase, mitochondrial isoform X2 is translated as MGVYCRTLHRCLHLLKPITFNRPITRLGSSGFIVTQKLHLYRRQSMHSHFSQPRINDSSVEVLGHVHPRDDITNVTAKILSMVGRNLHNQAHHPLWLIKERIKDHFYRSYFSRSGTPLFSVHDTLSPVVTVEQNFDSLLIPADHPSRKKGDNYYLNRTHMLRAHTSAHQKELVRSGLDCFLLAGDVYRRDEIDSSHYPVFHQMEGVRLFSNHELFAEVENGADLCLFEAGGRRTPQKQETHTLEAVKLVEFNLKQTLTRLIRHLFGEELEIRWVECYFPFTHPSFEMEVRFQGDWLEVLGCGVMEQELVLSAGAENKIGWAFGLGLERLAMVLFGIPDIRLFWSQDERFLKQFHLPNIYDPVTFQPLSKYPPLFNNISFWLPAEGYTENDFYDLVRSVGGDLVEKASLVDQFTHPKTKKVSHCYQIVYRHMERTLSQEEVRVIHQAIEQAAERELRVEGRY